In one window of Oryza sativa Japonica Group chromosome 9, ASM3414082v1 DNA:
- the LOC9271152 gene encoding probable L-type lectin-domain containing receptor kinase S.7 — translation MAPPPPRTPLLVAAVLLLLLPQATPIATASPVAFSFPSFSLRNLTLLGGASLRAISVSLPPPSSRALFPLPLPFPRNASFSTSFVFASPAAARPASSLSFLLLPDLLAEGLAAKNRSLPLELTFDASRNLVSASSAGVDVDGNSTAAVDLRNGNEVGSWVVYDASLARLEVFVSHASLRPPTPALAADADSIAARFAEFMFVGFEVTSSSGNGSSDGGFLIQSWTFQTSGMPAVDPASRSSHNVSDSVDSAPALDGLAGHKDGRRRRLALGLGIPLPIVFLGAVTVFVVMSLKKWGSGFKKGLGAKAAVGKPRQYTYQHLFSATKGFDPSLVVGSGGFGTVYKAVCPCSGVTYAVKRSKQSRDSYNEFNAELTIIADLKHPNLVHLQGWCAEKDELLLVYEFMSNGSLDMALHPCSEAECHVPLSWAQRYNVAVGIACAVAYLHEEHDKQVIHRDIKCSNILLDSHFNPRLGDFGLARLKDPNTSPRSTLAAGTVGYLAPEYLQMGKATEKSDVYSYGVVLLEICTGRRPIESAAPDSMNMVNVVDWVWNLHSKGKVLDAVDPTLNGEYDAGQMMRFLLVGLSCVNPFSEERPVMRTVLDMLEGNSGLLSVPRKKPLLVFVPNAPIDLEGIVSECNQSTVSSGLYELKIDLN, via the coding sequence AtggcgcctccacctccacgaacacctctcctcgtcgccgccgtcctcctcctcctcctcccgcaggCGACGCCGATCGCCACGGCGAGCCCGGTGGCCTTCTCTTTCCCGTCCTTCTCCCTCCGCAACCTCACCCTCCTCGGCGGGGCCTCCCTCCGCGCCATCTCCGTCTCcctcccgccgccctcctcccggGCCCTCTTcccgctccctctccccttcccccgcaacgcctccttctccacctccttcgtcttcgcctcccccgccgccgcgcgccccgcctcgagcctctccttcctcctcctccccgaccTGCTCGCCGAGGGCCTCGCCGCCAAGAaccgctcgctcccgctcgaGCTCACCTTCGACGCGTCCAGGAACCTCGtctcggcctcctccgccggcgttgACGTCGACGGGAACTCCACCGCCGCGGTGGACCTGCGGAACGGCAACGAGGTTGGTTCTTGGGTCGTCTACGACGCGTCCCTGGCGCGCCTGGAGGTGTTCGTCAGCCACGCGAGTCTGCGGCCGCCCACGCCCGCgttggccgccgacgccgacagcATCGCCGCCCGCTTCGCCGAGTTCATGTTCGTCGGCTTTGAGGTCACGTCTTCGTCAGGAAACGGGAGCAGCGATGGTGGCTTCCTCATCCAGAGCTGGACCTTCCAGACGTCCGGGATGCCGGCCGTCGACCCGGCGTCTCGGTCATCGCACAACGTGTCCGACAGCGTCGACAGCGCTCCGGCGTTGGACGGCCTCGCCGGCCACAAGGATGGGCGTCGCAGAAGGTTGGCACTGGGGCTTGGCATCCCCTTGCCCATTGTGTTTCTTGGTGCAGTCACGGTGTTTGTGGTAATGTCGCTGAAGAAGTGGGGGTCAGGGTTTAAGAAGGGTTTGGGTGCAAAGGCCGCAGTGGGTAAGCCAAGGCAGTATACCTATCAACATCTCTTCTCAGCGACAAAGGGGTTTGATCCTTCTCTGGTGGTTGGCAGTGGTGGTTTCGGTACTGTGTACAAGGCAGTCTGCCCGTGTTCCGGGGTCACATATGCGGTCAAGCGGTCGAAGCAATCCAGGGACAGCTACAATGAGTTCAATGCTGAGCTTACCATAATTGCTGACCTGAAGCACCCCAATCTGGTTCATCTCCAAGGGTGGTGTGCTGAGAAGGACGAACTGCTGCTTGTGTATGAGTTCATGTCAAATGGTAGCCTGGATATGGCTCTCCATCCTTGTTCTGAGGCTGAATGTCATGTCCCTCTCAGCTGGGCTCAGCGGTATAATGTGGCTGTCGGCATTGCCTGCGCAGTTGCATACCTACATGAAGAACATGACAAGCAGGTGATCCACAGGGACATCAAGTGCAGCAACATACTTCTTGACTCACATTTCAACCCAAGGTTGGGGGATTTCGGGCTTGCAAGGTTGAAAGATCCTAACACAAGCCCTCGGTCGACCTTGGCAGCGGGGACTGTCGGTTACCTTGCACCTGAGTACCTCCAGATGGGGAAAGCCACAGAAAAGAGTGATGTCTACAGCTATGGGGTTGTACTGCTAGAGATCTGCACAGGGAGACGGCCAATTGAGAGTGCAGCACCTGACAGTATGAACATGGTGAATGTTGTTGATTGGGTTTGGAATTTGCACTCGAAAGGCAAGGTTTTGGATGCTGTGGATCCAACGCTGAATGGGGAATATGATGCAGGGCAAATGATGAGGTTTCTCCTTGTCGGTTTGAGCTGTGTGAACCCATTTTCAGAAGAGAGGCCTGTCATGAGGACCGTTCTGGATATGCTGGAGGGCAATAGTGGGCTGCTGTCTGTTCCAAGAAAGAAGCCACTGCTGGTATTTGTTCCAAATGCCCCTATTGATCTTGAGGGAATAGTCTCGGAGTGCAACCAGAGTACAGTTTCAAGTGGTCTCTATGAATTAAAAATTGATCTAAACTAG